TCCCAGACGTGTGGCGGCAAGGCGTGGTCGGGGTTTTCGGCGCTCAGGCTCAGCCAGCAGAACGCTGCTTCCAGCGCACCGGCCGCACCGAGGGTGTGGCCGGTCATCGGTTTGGTCGAGGAACAGGCGACGCCTTCGGGAAACAGGATGGCAACCGCCAGGCTTTCCATGGCGTCGTTGTGCTGGGTGGCGGTGCCGTGCAGGTTCAGGTAGTTGATCTGCGTTGCCTGCAGGAGCGCGCGGTTCAAGGCCTTCTGCATCGCTTGCAGGGCGCCGCGCCCGGTCGGTTCAGGGGCGGAAATGTGATGGGCGTCGGAACTGGCGCCGGCGCCGAGCAAGGCAATGGCCGGGCCGTCGCCCTGTTGTTTGCTCATCACGAACAGCACCGCCGCTTCGCCGATATTGATGCCGCTGCGGTTGGCCGAGAACGGATTGCAGCGCTCGTCGGACATCGCTTCGAGTGACGAGAAACCGTTGAGAGTCAGTTTGCACAGGCTGTCGACGCCACCACACAGCACCACGTCGCACAGGCCCAGATCGAGCAAACGCTGAGCGCTCATCAGTGCCCGGGCGCTGGAGGTGCACGCCGTGGAAATCACATAGGCCGGGCCGCTCAGTTGCAGCCAGTCGGCGAGAAAATTGGCCGGGGCGCCGAGTTCCTGTTGCCGATAATCGTATTCTGCCGGGAACTGCTGTTCGCGAATGTAGTGCGCCAGACCACGGCTGGCCTCGTCGATGCCCGAAGTGCTGGTGCCGAGCACCACGCCAATGCGCTCGCGGCCAAAGGTCTGGATCGCTTGATCGATGTCATCGCGAATCTGCAATGCCGCTTCCAGCAACAGCTGATTATTGCGACTGCGCTGATCGGCGAGTTCTGCCGGGATCGGCGCCAGTTCGCCGTGGACGGCGGCCACCGGCAACTCACGCTCCGCCACCCAGCCGGACTCTCGGCGCATGCCCGAGCAGTCGCCGGCGAACAGGTTGCGGGCGATTTCCGACTTGTCGCGACCGAGGGCGCAAATCACCCCGAGGGCATTCAGGTAAGCGGTCATGGCGTCGGTTCACCCAGCGGAGAAACGCGATAGTGCGGGCCTTGAGGCAGGTTCAATTCGAAGCTCAACGGTTGTGCATAACGGATGTCCCAGCGCGCCGGCAGGGCGCGTTGCTGGCCCTGCTGCAGTGCGGCGGGGTAATTGCGCAGCAGCTCGCCGGACGGGGTCAGGGCGAACAACAGCGCGGCAAACAGCTCTCGGGCTTCGGGGTTCGGCGGCAGCAGCCCATCGGCCTGCCAATGGCCGTCGATCAGTTGCTGCCGCGCTTGGGGAATGCCCAGCGGGTCCATCATCGACCAGCGAATGCCCGGGCCTTCGCGCTGGATCACCAGCAGCCAGTCCTGGCGTTGTTCGGCTTGTTGGCGTTCGATGTGCAGTTGCAAGGGCAGCGGTAAAGTCGGGTTGCTCGCCGGTAGCGGCGCCTGGCTGGCGCAGGCACTCAACAGAAGCATCACGCCGACCACAAAAAGTCGCCACACCGCGGACACTGTGGGAGCGAGCCTGCTCGCGAAGACGCCGGCACATTCAACAAAGAGGCTGGCTGACACACCGCTTTCGCGAGCAGGCTCGCTCCCACAGGTTATGTGTCGCATCAACGATCACCTTCAAGCGGCTTGCGCGCGACAACGTTCACCAACGTCTCTTCGCGCTCACCAAACGGCTTCGGCTTGCGCAACCCAAACCGTTCCAGCAAGCCAAAATCCTTCGACCGGCTCCACCACAAATACGGGTAGGAAACATTGCCCTCGCCAAATTCGAAACCCTGCTCGCTAATCATCTGCAGATACTGCGCTGCACTCTTCTGCACGTGCATCGGATGGCGGAACAGCCAGCGGATCACCCACGTATCAATGTATGCCTCGGTGGACTCGGCGAACAGCAGATAGCCACCCGGTTTCAGCACCCGATAAAACTCGGCCAGGGCCTTTTCCTGCTCGACCAGATGATGAAAAGTCTGGTGGCAGAACAGCAGGTCAACGCTGGCGTCTGCCACATTGAGTGTCGCGCAATCGCTGCCGATCAGTTCCACGTCCAGATCCAGACGCGTCGCTTCTGCGCCGCTCAATTCAAGGCTGTGCGGGTCAGCATCTACGCCGATCAAACGCTGTGGCGCAAAGGTCTGGCGCAGATGACCGAACGACTTGCCCTGACCACAACCGGCATCCAGCAACACCGGATGTTCCGGCAGCGTTTCACTGAACAAGCCGCGTAAATCATTGATCGCCACGCGCAACACATGGTGCTGCCAGGTGTGGCTGCGCAGAAACCAGAAACCGAAGCGGGTTTCCTCGACGTAGCTGTCGCTCAAGTAGTTCATGTGGCGTCCTTTGCACAGAGTTCGGAAATCATCTTCAAGCGGCGGCGCGCTTCGCTGACGAACGGGTTGCGTTCGTCCCAGGCGTACCCGGCGAGGATCGAGCAGATCATCCGGCGAATTTCCGCCTGGCTGTCTTCATAGAAAATCACGTCCTGAAAGGTGCCGGCGTACCAACCCTCGACGTAGCAGCGAAAGGTGTCGACGCCGCGCTTGAGCGGTTCGGCGAATTCGCTTTGCCAGTCGACGGTTTCGCCCTGCAACTGACGGTGCAAAACCGCTGCCGCCATGCTCGCCGAACGCATGGCGATGGTCACACCGGAGGAGAACACCGGGTCGAGAAATTCCGCCGCGTTACCGAGCAAGGCAAAGCCAGGCCCGTGCAGGGTTTTCACATTGGCGGCGTAACCGCCGAGCGTGCGCGCCGGGGTGTCCCAGACAGCGTTGTTCAATACGCCGGCAAGACTTGGCGTCTCGGCAATGAAACTGCGCAGGCAGGCATCCAGATCGCTGTCGCGGTCGTTGAAGTGTTCCTCGGCCGCGACAACGCCCACCGAGCAGCGGCCGTTGCTGAACGGGATCGTCCAGAACCAGATATCGCGGTGCTCTGGATGAGTGGTGACGAGAATTTTTTCGCGATCAAATGCCGGGTTGTCGATGTGATCTTCGACGTGGGTGAACACCGCCTGACGCACCGGGAAATTCGACGGTGCTTCCAGGTCCAGCAGTCGCGACAACACGCGGCCGTAGCCGCTGGCATCGAGGACGAAATCCGCTTCGACGCGGTACTCACTGCCGTCCTCGCGGCGCACATCCAGCTGCGGTTTCGTCCGCTCGAAATCGACGCTGACGATGGCATCGCCGTAGCGGATTTCCGAGCCCTGCAATGCCGCTTGATCAGCCAGCAGTTTGTCGAAGTCGGCACGCTGCACCTGGAACGTGGTCGGTTTGCCGCCGGAAAAGGTCTCGCTGAAATCGAAGGCGCTGTAACGCTCACCCCAAGCGAATGCGGCGCCGGTCTTGCGCTGGAAGCCGGCGGCATTGACGGCGTCGAGCATGCCGGCCTCTTCGACGAAATCCAGGCAATGGCTGAGCAGGCTTTCGCCGATGGAAAAGCGTGGGAAGTGCTGGCGCTCGAGCACCAGCACATCGTGGCCCTTGCGCTTGAGCAGCGCGGCGGCGATGGCGCCTGAAGGGCCGGCGCCGATGATCACGACCTGACGGGATTCCATTTCAACGATTGGCACGTGAACTCCGGGGCAGAGGATGTTGCAGATTCAAAGGCGCGCGATGCAGGCCGATCAGGGCCGGTAGCAGCGTCGCGATCAGGCCCATCAGCATCAGCGCGAAGTACAGCGCCGGGGTGATGAGCTGTTGTTGCAAGAGCAGATTGAGAAAGACGATTTCGCTGAGGCCACGAATGTTCAGCAGCACGCTTTCGCGCCAGCGGCTGGCGCCTTCGAACGAAGCGCCGGCCCAGCCGAGACCGAGCCAGTTGCCGAGCAGTTTACTGGCAATCGGCAACAGCAGCAGCGCCGCCCATTGCACCACGCCGAGGCTGGCGAGGGCGCTGTGCACGTCGATCTGGACGATGCCGAACGTGAGGATCAGCGGGATTGCCAGCCACGTCTGCAAACGGCTCATCCAGCGCGCCGGGAACGGTAGCACCAGCGGCACTTTCAGCGCGGCCATGCACAGCAGGTAGCCGATACCGAAGATCAACGCGTTGAGTTTGTAATGCTCGGCCATCACCAGCAGCGCAAAGAAACCGAGGCTGTAAGTCAGCGGCCGACGCACACGCAACAGATTTAATAGCAGTGGCACACAGGCGAAACCCAGCGGCAGCAACAGACTGCTCAGATGCAGACTGCCCTGGGCGAGGCCGAACAGCGTCCAGCAGGTCAGATCAATGAGGATCGCGGTTTGCACCAGACGCCGGGTGGCGGCGGGCGGGTAATCGATGTGTCGCAGATACAGGTACAGCACCGGGATCGCAGTGATCGCGAATACTAGTCCTAAGGCCAGCGAGTTGAGCCACGGTTGCGTTGGCAGTAGCCAGTAAGCCGCCGCCAAGCCGCAAGTGAACGGCACGGCAAAACTCGGCACGGCGATTTTCACGCTCTGCCGATCGAGTTTCAGATCAATCACATCACTGAAAATATGCCCGAGCAGCAGGGCAAAGCTCAGGCTGTAGAGGTTTTTCAGCCAGTCTGGAGCGATCAGTTCGGCGCCGCTGAGCTGCCAGCCCGGTTCGATCCAGAAGTACATCAGCAGCGGCAAGCCGAAGCTGGCCAGGAGCAACTGACTGACAATCGGAATCAGGCCAAAGTGGCGGCCAACACGAGTGGCCACGGCGAACAAGGCCATGGCCAGCAGCCAGAAAACGACGATCATCATGCCGCTGGCTCCGCGACTGTCGCGGTGTGTTCGTGGCGTCCGGCCCACGGCGCCAGCATGAAGCTGAAGGCCAGACCGAGGCTCACCGACAGGCCGAAATTGCTCACCGCCGGCGTGCTGGAAACCGCCAGCAAACCAAACGATAGCCACGTCGTCACAGCGGCCAGCAAGGTGCCGAGCAGGCTCACCGCTGCGCCACCGACTTGTTCACGCATGAGAATCGCGTAGTCGACGCTGATTGCGGTCACCAGCAGCAGGCCGAACAGGCTGAACAGGGTCAGTGGCTGACCAAGCCAGCCAAGACTGGCGAGGCTGCACAGCGCGGCGAGCAACGGCAGGGCGACGATGCGCAGCGCACCGCCGAGACCGAACGGCAACATCAGCACCAGCACGATCAACGCGCAGGAAGCGAGTTTCAGTTCAGCGGCGCTGATCTGCGTCGCGGCGAAAACCTCGTTCAACTCACCGAGGCGATTGACCAGCATTACCCCCGGCAAGTCCAGCGCTTGCACGCGCAGCAGCGCCGGGTTGTTAAAACCTTGCAGGCTGGTCATCGCCGCCACGCCGTCTTCGCTCGGGCCGAGCCAAAGCATGCGATAAGGCTCGCCAAGTGGACCGGCCAATGCCGCGTCGATGTCTTCAGCGGGCACGGTCTGCAGCTGTTGCAGTTCTGCTTGCAGGGCGGCGAGCGGTACACCGAGGTCGAGCAATGGCTGCCAGTATTGCGGCAGTTTGTTCAACGCCTCGCGCACCTGTTCTTGCTGGTTCGGTGGGCTGACCAGTTGATCGAGGGCCAGATAGCCTTGCAGCTTGTCGAGGTTGACCAGTTGCTGCAGACGCTCGCTCAGTGCGGCCTGCCGTTCGAGCAATTGCTGCTGATTGTCGGCGCGCACGAGGAAGAACTGGCTGGTGGGCTGATAGCCGGTGATGCGCGCGATGGCCTGCGCTTCGTCGGTCAGATGTTGCGGAGCGCCGACCCATTGGCGGATGTCATTCTTGCTTTGCAACTGAACCAGACCGCCCACGCAGAAGGCGATCAGCAGCGCCAGCAACACCGGTGTGCGCACGCGTTCGAGAAGTTTTTCGCGCAGATTGACCAGGCGCTGGGCCAGATGCAACGGCCATTGTGCGGGCCGCAGTTCGACGTTGCTCAGTAGCGCTGGCAGCAGGCAGACGGCCGACAAATACGCACCGAGCAATCCTGCGGCAGAGAACACGGCGATTTGCGTCAGCGCCGGGAACGGCGTCCATGCCAGCGCCAGATAACCGATGGCGCTGGTGATCAGGCTCAGGGTCAGCCCCGACAAGGTCAAGCGCAAGGCTGGCCAACTGCGCCACGGCTTCAGGCTCCAGCTCTTCGAGAGATAATGCAGCGGATAATCCACGGCCACGCCGATCAGGCTGGAACCTAGCACCAGTGTCATCACATGCATATGGCCAAACAGCGCCACACACGCCACCGCACCGAACAACATGCCGACCAGCACTGGCACAAATGCCAGCAACACGCGCCAGCGACGGAAAGCGAGCAACAGCAGCAACAGAATGCCGACAGTGGCGCCGCCGCCAACCCAGGTCATTTCACGAGTCGCTTGCTGCTGACCGTTGGCCGCGTACAGCAAGCCGCTGGCGGCGAGCAGTTGCACATCGGATTTCGCGGCCTGCTCGCGACTGTGTTGCAGCAGTGCGGCGACTTGCAGCGGCAAGTTCATGTCGAAGGCGTTGCCGGTGGTGCGCGCTCGCAGCAGCACCCAGCTCTTGCCGTCGGCATCGGCAATCAACGCGCCGCTGCCGATGTCCAGTTGCACCGAACCGTGCTGCGGCTGGCTGTTCTGAATGCGCCCGGTCAGGCCCAGCCAGTCGTCCTGACTTGGCACCAGACTGAAACCACTGAACGGATCGAACAGGGCCTGCACGCGTTGCTGAATGAAGGCGTCGGGGTGTTCGATCAGCAGTTGCCGGTCATCCGCCGAGAGCATCGCCAGCCGCCCTTGCAGCAGTTGCGTGCGCAGGGCCGGCAGATCCGCTTGCAGGTTCCACTGCACTTTTTCGAACAACCCGCTGGCTTGCCATTGCTCACCCAGGGTCTGCGCCATGGTGACGGCTTGCTGGCGATCGGTGTGGCCGACCAGAACCAGCATTTCGCGGTTGAGCGGTTCCTGCATGCGTTGTTCGGCGCGCAGTTCGAGAGCGTCAGGGTCAGTGCCGGGTACCAGCTCCATCAAATTCGCCGACAGCGGCGCACCGTCACGCCACTGCCAACCGGCCAGCGCGACGACGGCCAGCAGCAGGATCAGAAACAGCCAGGGCAGCCTGCGTTCACTCGGCAAAGTCATGTTGCTCCGCGTCGCTCAACGGTTGACTGGCGATGCTGTCCTGCATGCGCAGCACAGTGCTGTCGCCTTGGGTTTCCAGCAGTTCGATGGTCTGCACCAGCGCGCCGCCGTCGATGTTGATCTGGTTGAACACTTGCTTGAGCAGCAGCGAGCGCGGCGTCAGGGTGAGTTTCCACTGTTGTGCATCACCGCTCAGGGCCAGTTCGAAGTCGCGTTGCAGGCCACTGCTGTCGCCTTGCAGCACGGCGAGGAACAAGCGGTTCTGTTCAGCCCCTGCGCTCTTGTTCGGCAGCAATTGCCAGCCGTTATCGTCGCGGCGGGCGATGCCTTTGGCGCTGATGCGGTAATCCTGCTGCAGCGGGGTTTTCAGCAGCCAGAGCAGGCCGTGGTTTTTCGCCAGAACGAAATGGCCCTTGCTGATCAGCGGCTGCGGTAATGCACGCAGGTGTTTTTCCTGGATGAACTGGCCGTGGATCACGTCCGGTTTCGCCAGTTGTTCGCTGAGCTGTTGCAGATCGAAGGCGTTGGCCAGCGCCGACAGCGTCAGCAGCGTCAGCAGCGCCAACACGCTCAGGCTTTTAACAAATACATTCATCGCAGCATCCTTTCCACGGCATTGGTGAAGACCCTCGGCGAAGCCAGCTGCATCTCGCGACTGCTCACCTCAACGGCGACCTGCACCGAGCTGGCGCGGGTCAGGCGTTCGCCGCTGTGCAGGTCGGTGATCAGGTAATTGATCTTCAGCCGGTTTTCCCACTCGACCAGACTGGCGCGTACGTTCAGGCGTTGACCGAACACTGCACCGCGCACGTAGCGCAATTGCAGGTCGATGATCGGCCAGGCGTAACCCGACTCGAGCATCTGCGTGTAGTTGTGGCCGATCTTGTCCAGCAGTGCGCAACGCGCGACTTCCAGATACTTGACGTAATGGCCGTGCCAGACGACGTGCATGGTGTCGACGTCGAAAAACGGCACGAGGATTTCGGTGTCGGCGTGAAGCACTCCGGCGCTACGCATGCAGCCTCCAGTGTTGCGCGGCGATGTGTTGCAGGCAGAGGCGCAATTCGCCTTCCAGTGCGCGGTCTTCGATAACTGGCGGGAAGTCCTTGGCGAGTTCTTCGTGCATTGCCGCCAGTGACGGTGGCAGCGGTCGGGCATCCTCCGCTTGAGCACGCAGCCACACGCCTTGGTTGGCGGCGAGCAATGTCGCGGCGGCGACCTGTTCGGTCAGTTCCAGCACACGGATCGCATCGCGGGCGGCGATGGTGCCCATGCTCACTTTGTCCTGGTTGTGGCACTCGGTGGAGCGCGAGAACACGCTGGCCGGCATGGTGTTTTTCAATGCTTCGGCGGTCCAGGCGCTGGTGCCGATCTGCACGGCTTTGAAGCCATGGTTGATCATCGCGCGATCCGCCGGGGCGCCGGAGAGGTTGCTCGGCAGACCGTGGTTGTAGCGCTCATCCACCAGCAAGGCGAGCTGCCGATCGAGCAGGTCAGCAACGTTGGCCACGAGGTTTTTCAGGCTGTCCATGGCGAACGCGATATGGCCGCCGTAGAAGTGCCCGCCGTGCAACACGCGCTCGGCTTCGGCGTCGATGATCGGGTTGTCATTGGCGCTGTTCAGTTCGGTTTCGATGAACGAACGCAGCCAGTTCAGGCTGTCGGCCAACACGCCAAGCACATGCGGGGCGCAACGCAGCGAATAGCGATCCTGCAATCGATGCAGTGGCGCGGTCGGTGCGTCGATCGCCAGATCCTTGCGCAGCCACGCGGCGACCTGCATTTGCCCCGGATGCGGTTTGGCGGCGAACAGGCGTTCGTCGAAGTGCTCCGGGTTGCCTTGCAGCGCGACCACATTGAGCGCGGTGATGCGCGTGGCCAGTTGCAGCAGATAGTCGGCGCGGGCGAAAGCCAGGCAGGCGAGGCCGGTCATCACCGCAGTGCCGTTCATCAGCGCCAAGGCTTCTTTCGGGCGCAGCACCAAAGGCGTCCAGCCCAGTTCGCGATGCACGTCGGCCGCCTGACGGCGTTCGCCACGGAACATCACTTCACGCTCGCCGGACAGTGTTGCGGCGACGTAAGACAACGGCGTCAGATCGCCGCTGGCGCCCACCGAGCCTTCTTCAGGAATCAGCGGCAGGATGTCGTATTCGAGAAACGCGTGCAGACGCTCCAGCAGCTCCACGCGTACCCCGGAAACGCCGTGGCACAACGACTGCAAACGTGCCGCGAGCACCGCGCGAATGGCTTGCGCATCAAGCAGCTTGCCCAACCCGCAACCGTGGAAGGTGTAGAGATGACGCGGCAACGCTTCGACGTGATGCAACGGCACCGCGACCACGCAGGAATCGCCGTAACCGGTGGTGACGCCGTAGATCACGCCTTCCTTGTCCAGCAGCGAATCAAGGAACCGCGCGCCTTTGGCGATGCGCTCGCGGTAGTCGGCGTCGCTCTGCAACTGCACGGGCGCCTGACGATTGGCCAGGGCCAGCACGTCTTCGATGCGCAATGGGCGTTCGCCGAAGGTTACCGGCTCATGGGTTGGCGTCGTCATCGGTCTTCCAGAAAGGGTAAAAGTTGAACCATTGTTGCGGCGCTTCGAGGCAATAGTGACTCAGGCGCTGCGCATAGCGGGTGGCCCACTGATGAATGACCTGCTCGCGCTCACTGCGCTTCCATACCACGGCATCGGCGAAGGGCTCGAGGGTCAGGCGATAGTGACCGTCCGGCTGCTTGAGGCACATCAGCAGATTGACCGGGCATTTCAGCAAACCGGCGAGCAGCCACGGGCCTTGCGGGAACGGCGCCGGGTGGCCGAGAAAGTCTACGGTGACACTGCGCCCGCCGTGCAGCGGCACGCGGTCGCCGGCAATCGCCAGCCACTCGCCGCGCTCCAGCCGTTCGTGCAGTTGCAGCATGATCACCGGGTCGAGCTCGCTGACCTGAATCAGGCGCAGATTGGTCGCCCCGGCTTCACCGAGCAGGCGGTTGAATTGCTCGGCGTGTTTGGTGTGCACCAGCACGTTCATAGTGACCTTTTCGCCGATCTCCGCCAGTGCGCGACAGACTTCGAGATTGCCCAGGTGAGCGCCGACCAGCAGTTGCCCGCGACTGCCGCGCAACTGGTTGCGCAGCAGCGCCGGGTCGATGATTTCGATCTGTTCGATACGGAGCTTGCCATTCCATACGTCGAGCTTGTCGAGCATGGAATCGGCGAAGGCCATGAACTGGCCGAACACTCGCCAATGCGTCGGGCGCAACGCGTCGCGCTGGCTCCATGCGGCCAGGCGCTGCTGGTATTGCCAGGCACTGCGCCGTGCGGTGCGGCCGAACAGGAAAAAGTACAGGACGATGCCGTAGAGCAACGGGCTGAGCAGGCGTCGACCAAGGACCTTGGCGGCGAACGCGGTGAATTTCATCAGCAGGAAACTGCCGCGTTCTTCGCGGTCGGCCCAGTGCTTCTTGTCGGTCTCGCTGGTCATGTTCGCCACCGCCGCCAGAGGATCACCGGGAAGCGCAGCAACATGCCAAGAAACAGCCGCGTGTGCATGCTGGAAATCAGTGCGTTGTCGTGGAACAGACGGAAGTGCGACACACCGTCCAGCGGGTAGTGCACGCTGGTTTGCAGCCAGCGCATCGGCTGATTGCGCCACGACAGGCGTACAAGAATGTCCGAATCGAAATCCATGCGCTTGCCGACTTTCGCCGAATCGATCACCGCCAGCGTCGGGGCCAGCGGATAGACGCGAAACCCGCACATCGAATCGCGGATCTGCAGTGACAGCGTGTTGATCCAGACCATCACGTGGGTCAGGTAGCGCGCGTACAAACGGCCTTTCGGCACACTCTCGTCGAACAGCGGATAACCGCAGATCATCGCCTCGGGATGGGCACGGGATTCCTCGACGAAACGCGCCACGTCGTGCAAGTCGTGCTGACCGTCGGCATCGACCTGCAGCGCATGGCTGAAACCCAATAGTGAGGCTTCGCGCAAACCGGTCATCACCGCACCGCCCTTGCCCTGATTCGCGGTCAGGCGCACCAGATGCACGTTGTCGCGCTCGGCCAGTGCGTCGAGAACCCTGGCACAGGATGGCGTGCTGGCGTCGTCCACCAGAATGCACGGCAGGCCTTGCGCGAGCAGGGCGTCGACCACCGTGGTGATCGCGGTTTCGTGGTTATAAACCGGGATCACCGCGCAAGGGTTATGCATAGCAGTTCTCCATTGGAAAACCGCGATCCCTGTAGGAGTGAGCCTGCTCGCGATTGAGTGCGCAGCACTCACCAAGGTCAATCATGCTCTACACCCAAAAGAATCCGCCCACTGGAGCAGGTTGCCGTGTCATTACGGTAAGCGAAATACAATTTGCGGCGCTCAGGATCAAAGCGCAGGTGCAACTGGATTTCATCACCGGGGCGCACCAGTTGCTGGAACTTCAGCACTTCCATCCCGGCAAACGGGCCGGTCAGATTCAGCAACTGCCGCCCAAGGTTCAGCGCCCATTCCACCTGCACCACACCGGGCAATACTGGAGCTTTGGGAAAGTGACCACTGAAATAAGCCAGATCCGGCGGCACGCTCAGTTGCAGACTCCATTCACCCTCGGTCTCGACCTGCGACAGCACTTCCGGCGATTTCGGTCGCGGCGCCATCAACAGCGCTTCAACGTCGGCCTGCGGCAGCTTGCCTTGGCTGTTCAACGGCAATTGCCGCACCAGTCGCCAGCGGCGGGGCAGGGCCAGGGCTTCGCAGTGTTGGTGCAAATGCTGGCGCAGGGTTTCAGTCAGGCTGCGACGGCCGTGCTCACGCAAGGCAAACAGGCCATCCTCGCTAAGCACCAGCAACACACCGAGGGAAGCACGGTTTTCCTGGACCACGCCCAAGCGCGCTTCGGCGACCCATTCGTGGGCAACCAAGGCTTGTTCGAGCATGGGCAGAGAGATGCGTTTTTCTTCCAGTTTGACGATCCGGTCCAGCCGCCCGAGCAGTTCGAAGCGGCCATCGGCGGCGATGCGCGCAGCGTCAGCGGTGTGTTCGACGTGCCCGGCGGGCAGGTAAGGTGAAGCGATCAGCAGGGCGCCTTCGCTGTCTTGGCTCAATTCAACACCGGCAAACGGTTGCCACAGTTGTTCGCCCTGACGCCAGGCAATGCCACCGGTTTCCGAGCTACCGAGGATTTCCGTCGGCCATTGTTGCAAGCGTTGTTGCAGACTCTGCGCGGCTTCAAAGGGCAACGCGCCGCCGGAGGAAAACACCCGGCGCACGGCGCTCAGGGCCGGCCAGTCAAGGTTGTCGCCCATGCGTTTGAGCAGCGCCGGACTGGCAATCCAGGCGAAGGCCGGATGTTCGCGGCTGGCACGCTGCAAGTCTTCGGGAAACGCCAGTTGTTTACGCGCAAACGGGCGCCCGGCACACAGCGGCCACAGCACGCGAAACAGCAAACCGTAAATATGCTGGGTGGCGACGCTGCCGATGATGCAGGCCTCACCGAGATCGGCGCCCCACAGTTGCTCCAGCGCTTCGACTTCATTGGCCAGTTGGCGCAGGGTTTTGTCGATGCGCTTGGGCTCGCCGCTGGAGCCGGACGTGCACAGGCTCAGACGGCACTGGTCGAGATCCAGCTCGGCGCCGGGCAACGGCGGCTGATGAAAGTCGCTCAGCTGCGCGTCATCGGCGTGATCCGTCAGCCACTGATCGACTTCAGCCGACCAGCGCTGGCGGGTTTGTGCTTGCAGATCCGAGGGCAGCAGCACACTGACGCCGGCACGCCATGCGCCCAGCAAAGCGATGGCCAGTTCTGCGGCATCTTCCAGGTGCACAGCCAGGCGCTTCACGCCTTGCGCTTGCAGACCGGCGGCAACGCTCAGCGCCTGCTCGCACAGTTGCGCGTGATCGAGGGCCGGTGCGTGGCTGACAGCCCGCGCCGGCGCAGCCTTGAGCAACAGCTGCTCAAGCTTTATCCAGTTCATGTACGGCCTCTTACCCGTTGTCGTATCAGCCATTCAATGGCAAACATCAGGCCGATCAATCCATAGGAGATCAGGCCGGTGTACAACATCCACCAATTCAGCGGCGCCCACAGTGTCAGCAGGGCGGCGCACAAACCGTTGCAGAAGAAAAACACGCTCCAGGCCACCGTGACCTTGCGCGTATAGTGGATCGCGATGTCCGGCAGCTCTGGTTCACGCAAGCGCGCCAGCCGCTCGACCATCGGCGGGCCGTATTTCAGGCTAAGGCTGAACAGCACCAGCATGAAGCCGCTGATCAGCACCGGGTACCAGCGCAGCAACAGCGGACTGTCGAACAGCGCCAGCAACAGGCAGAAGACGATCGCCACACAGGCCATCCACAGGCTGCCGGGCTTGCGCTCGCCGGTCAGCGCCCGCGCCAGCCACAGGCTGCCCAGCAGCAGGCCGAACTGCCATGGAGCAAAGTGCTCCATGCCGAAATACACCGCAAAGGGGTACAGCAGACCGGCCAGCAGCAGGCCGAGGCCGATCAGTCGGCTCATGCGGCCGGTTGAACCAGGCGGTAGACCGCCTCGACCACGTCACCGACAGTGCGCACCGATTTGAACTCTTCGGCGGCGATTTTCTTGCCGGTCTGGCGCTTGATGTGATCGATCAGATCGACCGCATCGATGCTGTCGATTTCCAGATCCTGATACAGGTTGGACTCCAGGCTCACACGGGCCGGATCCAGTTCGAACAGCTCGACCAAGGCATCGCGCAGGGTGTTGAAAATATCGTCACGAGTTTGCATGGTCCGGTCTCAAGCTGCCTGTTTTGCCGTGACGAATGCCGCAAGGCTGGCCACGTTGGTGAAATGGTTACGGGTGTCTTTGGCGTCGGCGTCGATCTTGATG
This region of Pseudomonas sp. R84 genomic DNA includes:
- a CDS encoding glycosyltransferase family 2 protein, encoding MHNPCAVIPVYNHETAITTVVDALLAQGLPCILVDDASTPSCARVLDALAERDNVHLVRLTANQGKGGAVMTGLREASLLGFSHALQVDADGQHDLHDVARFVEESRAHPEAMICGYPLFDESVPKGRLYARYLTHVMVWINTLSLQIRDSMCGFRVYPLAPTLAVIDSAKVGKRMDFDSDILVRLSWRNQPMRWLQTSVHYPLDGVSHFRLFHDNALISSMHTRLFLGMLLRFPVILWRRWRT
- a CDS encoding acyl-CoA synthetase family protein encodes the protein MNWIKLEQLLLKAAPARAVSHAPALDHAQLCEQALSVAAGLQAQGVKRLAVHLEDAAELAIALLGAWRAGVSVLLPSDLQAQTRQRWSAEVDQWLTDHADDAQLSDFHQPPLPGAELDLDQCRLSLCTSGSSGEPKRIDKTLRQLANEVEALEQLWGADLGEACIIGSVATQHIYGLLFRVLWPLCAGRPFARKQLAFPEDLQRASREHPAFAWIASPALLKRMGDNLDWPALSAVRRVFSSGGALPFEAAQSLQQRLQQWPTEILGSSETGGIAWRQGEQLWQPFAGVELSQDSEGALLIASPYLPAGHVEHTADAARIAADGRFELLGRLDRIVKLEEKRISLPMLEQALVAHEWVAEARLGVVQENRASLGVLLVLSEDGLFALREHGRRSLTETLRQHLHQHCEALALPRRWRLVRQLPLNSQGKLPQADVEALLMAPRPKSPEVLSQVETEGEWSLQLSVPPDLAYFSGHFPKAPVLPGVVQVEWALNLGRQLLNLTGPFAGMEVLKFQQLVRPGDEIQLHLRFDPERRKLYFAYRNDTATCSSGRILLGVEHD
- a CDS encoding acyl carrier protein: MQTRDDIFNTLRDALVELFELDPARVSLESNLYQDLEIDSIDAVDLIDHIKRQTGKKIAAEEFKSVRTVGDVVEAVYRLVQPAA